From Buchnera aphidicola (Nurudea shiraii), the proteins below share one genomic window:
- the holA gene encoding DNA polymerase III subunit delta, whose amino-acid sequence MNIINSEQLFPSYFKKLSPYYIILGTEYLFIQESKKNILQLAKKHGFSEFFMHQVEYNENLEIFSYNFKTNNLFLEKKIIFLDLSKTLLTKKVKTQLSYLSNFINSNLLLIIHISTNKKIENEIWFNIFKSTGTIIYCNNLTEKTINIWIKNKENSLKINLHKSSKDLLLKYFSKNTLHLYNILNISKLNWPTTLITSKNIQKLIYEAAIFTPNDWINAILIGDYNESIRILNNFYIKNYNQIILIRYLQNTLLTILMIQRKIPEKVDYTLTQRNVLKKNQKLIIKFSHKRSTQIIHQVIKLLTKIEINVKKHYTKSIWNQLKLLSYIMIKNVSIFYY is encoded by the coding sequence ATGAACATTATTAATTCAGAACAATTATTTCCTTCTTACTTTAAAAAATTAAGCCCTTATTATATTATTTTAGGAACTGAATATTTGTTTATTCAAGAGAGCAAAAAAAATATATTACAGCTAGCTAAAAAACATGGATTTTCTGAATTTTTTATGCACCAAGTAGAATATAATGAAAATTTAGAAATTTTTTCTTACAATTTTAAAACTAATAATCTATTTCTCGAAAAAAAAATCATTTTCCTTGATTTATCTAAAACTCTATTGACTAAAAAAGTTAAAACCCAATTATCTTACTTGTCTAACTTTATAAATTCAAATCTTCTATTAATTATCCATATAAGTACAAACAAAAAAATAGAAAACGAAATATGGTTTAATATATTTAAATCAACCGGTACAATTATTTATTGTAATAATCTTACAGAAAAAACAATAAATATCTGGATAAAAAATAAAGAAAACAGCTTAAAGATAAATCTTCATAAAAGTTCTAAAGATCTACTTCTTAAATATTTTTCAAAAAATACATTACATTTATATAATATACTTAATATCTCAAAACTAAATTGGCCTACAACTTTAATTACTTCTAAAAATATTCAAAAACTCATTTATGAAGCAGCTATTTTTACTCCGAACGATTGGATTAACGCAATTTTAATTGGTGATTATAACGAATCTATTAGAATATTAAATAATTTTTATATAAAAAATTATAATCAAATAATTTTGATACGATACTTACAGAACACTTTACTAACTATATTAATGATACAACGTAAAATACCAGAGAAAGTTGACTATACTTTAACACAAAGAAATGTCTTAAAAAAAAATCAAAAACTCATAATTAAGTTTTCACATAAAAGAAGTACTCAAATTATTCATCAAGTAATTAAACTATTAACAAAAATAGAAATTAACGTTAAAAAGCACTACACGAAATCTATTTGGAATCAACTAAAACTTTTATCATACATTATGATCAAAAATGTTAGTATATTTTATTATTAA
- a CDS encoding adenylyltransferase/cytidyltransferase family protein, whose amino-acid sequence MAKLYALLGGTFNPIHYGHIITSEILAKKINLKKIILLPRYINLYKTQYKILTKHRIEMIKLAIKNNKLLFDINYLEIKKKSHIQ is encoded by the coding sequence ATGGCAAAATTGTATGCATTATTAGGCGGAACTTTCAATCCTATTCACTATGGTCATATTATTACATCAGAAATATTAGCAAAAAAAATTAATTTAAAAAAAATTATTTTATTACCAAGATATATTAATTTATATAAAACTCAATATAAAATATTGACAAAACATAGAATTGAAATGATAAAACTAGCAATAAAAAATAATAAATTATTATTTGACATAAATTACTTAGAAATAAAAAAAAAATCCCACATACAATAA
- the tusA gene encoding sulfurtransferase TusA, whose amino-acid sequence MNIKKSKKYKLLDLRTLRCPEPLMLLRKTVRIIKHGRILLVLADDPSTIRDIPNFCRFMNHVLLKTSIEILPYQYLIQKFKSDL is encoded by the coding sequence ATGAACATTAAAAAAAGTAAAAAATATAAATTATTAGACTTAAGAACCTTACGTTGTCCTGAACCTCTTATGCTATTACGAAAAACTGTTAGAATAATAAAACATGGACGCATACTTTTAGTGTTAGCAGACGATCCATCGACTATTAGAGATATTCCAAATTTTTGCCGATTCATGAATCATGTATTACTAAAAACTTCCATTGAAATACTACCTTATCAATATCTAATTCAAAAATTTAAATCTGATCTATAA
- the asd gene encoding aspartate-semialdehyde dehydrogenase, whose protein sequence is MKKSVGLIGWRGMVGSVLIQRMKEKKDFLRFNPVFFSTSQINEKGPVISGKYYGNLKDAYNIDLLRELDVIITCQGSHYTKSIYYKLRNINWTGYWIDASSYLRMKKEAIIVLDPVNLSVINKSIDKGIKTFIGGNCTVSLMLMSLGGLFVNNLIDWITVSTYQAASGSGALHMIELLNQTSLIDKEISTYLKNPAESILDIERKIHKISVSKTFPIDQFHAPLAYNLIPWIDVKTKCGKSKEEWKIQAEANKILSFPKNILMDGLCVRIGSLRCHSQSFLIKLKKDISLLEIENLLSHHNRWTRVIPNEISETIKYLTPLSVTGTLLTPVGRLRKLNIGKKYISAFTVGDQLLWGAAEPLRRMLKILIK, encoded by the coding sequence ATGAAAAAATCTGTTGGTTTAATAGGATGGAGAGGTATGGTTGGATCGGTGTTAATACAACGTATGAAAGAAAAAAAAGACTTTTTGCGTTTTAACCCGGTTTTTTTTTCTACTTCTCAAATAAATGAAAAGGGACCCGTTATTAGTGGAAAATATTATGGAAACTTAAAAGATGCTTACAATATTGATTTATTAAGAGAATTAGATGTAATTATCACGTGTCAGGGAAGTCATTATACAAAAAGTATTTATTATAAGTTGAGAAATATCAATTGGACAGGATATTGGATAGATGCATCATCTTATCTTAGGATGAAAAAAGAGGCCATTATTGTACTGGATCCAGTCAACTTGTCAGTTATTAATAAATCTATTGATAAAGGAATTAAGACTTTTATAGGTGGAAATTGTACTGTTAGTTTAATGTTAATGTCTTTAGGTGGATTGTTTGTTAATAATTTAATTGATTGGATTACAGTATCTACTTATCAAGCTGCATCAGGAAGCGGAGCACTCCATATGATCGAATTATTAAATCAGACAAGTCTTATTGATAAAGAAATTTCTACTTATTTAAAAAATCCCGCTGAATCGATTTTAGATATTGAAAGAAAAATTCATAAAATAAGTGTATCTAAAACTTTTCCTATTGATCAATTTCATGCTCCATTAGCTTATAATTTAATTCCTTGGATTGACGTAAAAACAAAATGCGGAAAAAGCAAAGAAGAATGGAAGATTCAAGCTGAAGCAAACAAAATTTTATCATTTCCAAAAAATATTTTAATGGATGGATTATGTGTGCGCATAGGATCTTTGAGATGTCATAGTCAATCATTTTTAATTAAGCTAAAAAAAGATATATCTTTATTAGAAATAGAAAATCTTTTATCACATCATAATCGATGGACACGAGTGATTCCTAATGAAATTAGTGAAACCATCAAGTATTTAACTCCCCTCTCGGTTACTGGCACTCTACTTACTCCTGTTGGAAGATTGAGAAAGTTAAATATTGGAAAAAAATATATATCTGCGTTTACTGTAGGAGATCAATTGTTATGGGGTGCTGCAGAGCCTTTAAGGCGTATGTTAAAAATACTTATTAAATAA
- a CDS encoding YhgN family NAAT transporter — MKEMISSTVLLILIMDPLGNLPIFMSILKNLEPKRRRIVLLREMIIALLIMLLFLFLGENILKFLNLKTETVSISGGIILFLVAIKMIFPSHAHENHELKIKKEPFLVPLAIPLVAGPSLLATLILLSHEHLNKILYLTGSLLIAWICTVIILLSSNMFLRLFGTKGVDALERLMGLILIMLSTQMFLDGVKSWFKT, encoded by the coding sequence ATGAAAGAAATGATTTCTTCAACAGTTTTATTAATTTTAATTATGGATCCACTTGGAAATCTTCCTATATTCATGTCTATATTAAAAAATTTAGAACCAAAACGTCGTCGTATCGTTTTACTAAGAGAAATGATAATAGCTTTATTAATAATGCTATTATTTTTATTTTTAGGAGAAAATATTCTTAAATTTTTAAACCTAAAAACTGAAACAGTTTCTATATCAGGAGGAATAATTTTATTTTTAGTAGCAATTAAAATGATCTTTCCATCCCATGCACATGAAAATCACGAATTAAAAATCAAAAAAGAACCGTTTCTAGTACCTTTAGCCATTCCTCTAGTAGCGGGACCATCACTTTTAGCCACATTAATATTATTATCACATGAACACTTAAACAAAATTTTATATCTTACTGGATCTCTTTTAATAGCGTGGATTTGTACAGTAATAATTTTATTATCATCTAACATGTTTTTGCGTTTATTTGGAACAAAAGGAGTAGATGCTTTAGAACGATTAATGGGACTAATTTTAATTATGTTATCTACTCAAATGTTTCTAGATGGTGTAAAATCATGGTTTAAAACTTAA
- a CDS encoding phosphoglycerate kinase produces the protein MSIIKITDLDLSNKKVLIRSDLNVPIENKKITSYARIHASLPTIKLALKKNAKVIVASHLGRPKEEIYDPKLSLFPIFKYLKKIFKTTKVHFYKSYLNGINIKSGELAILENVRFNKGEKENSIFLSKIYADLCDIFVMDAFGSLHRNESSTYGLSKYSKIACSGLLLDFELKTLKNFLKNPIKPTVTIVGGSKVSTKFKLLQSLAKISDTLIVGGGIANTFIAIDHHVGKSLFEPNFVNQAKLLRDKYNIFVPIDSRVSTTFHKDSIDTIRNISEIKINEEIMDFGNKTIEKMIPILQKAKTIFWNGPIGVFEFKNFRKGTEALAITIANSDAFSIAGGGDTLSVIDMLNIKNKISYVSTGGGSFLKVLEKEEFPIIKLLKRFSI, from the coding sequence ATGTCAATTATAAAAATAACAGATTTAGATTTGTCTAATAAAAAAGTACTTATACGATCAGATTTAAATGTTCCGATCGAAAATAAAAAAATTACTTCTTACGCTCGTATTCATGCATCATTGCCTACTATAAAATTAGCACTAAAAAAAAATGCAAAAGTCATTGTTGCTTCTCACCTAGGAAGACCAAAAGAAGAAATATATGATCCAAAATTATCATTATTTCCTATATTTAAATATTTAAAAAAAATATTTAAAACAACTAAAGTACACTTTTATAAAAGTTATTTAAATGGAATTAATATTAAATCAGGAGAATTAGCAATATTAGAAAATGTACGTTTTAATAAAGGAGAAAAAGAAAATAGCATATTCCTATCTAAAATATACGCTGATTTATGCGATATATTTGTTATGGATGCCTTTGGATCACTACATAGAAACGAATCATCTACATACGGTCTTTCTAAATATTCAAAAATAGCATGCTCTGGATTACTTTTAGATTTTGAATTAAAAACATTAAAAAATTTTTTAAAAAATCCTATTAAACCAACAGTTACAATTGTTGGAGGTTCCAAAGTATCAACTAAATTTAAATTATTACAATCACTAGCAAAAATATCTGATACCTTAATAGTAGGTGGGGGTATTGCTAATACATTTATAGCTATTGATCACCACGTCGGAAAATCTCTTTTTGAACCTAATTTTGTTAATCAAGCTAAATTACTACGAGATAAATATAACATTTTTGTACCAATTGATTCTCGAGTAAGCACTACGTTTCATAAAGATAGCATTGACACTATAAGAAATATTTCTGAGATAAAAATAAACGAAGAAATAATGGATTTCGGAAATAAAACTATAGAAAAAATGATTCCAATATTACAAAAAGCAAAAACAATCTTTTGGAACGGCCCTATAGGAGTATTCGAATTTAAAAATTTTCGAAAAGGAACAGAAGCATTAGCTATAACTATTGCAAACAGTGATGCTTTTTCTATAGCAGGTGGTGGAGATACTTTATCTGTAATAGATATGTTAAATATAAAAAACAAAATTTCTTACGTATCTACAGGAGGAGGATCCTTTCTAAAAGTTTTAGAAAAAGAAGAATTCCCAATAATAAAGTTATTAAAACGTTTTTCTATATAA
- the fbaA gene encoding class II fructose-bisphosphate aldolase codes for MCNILNFVKPGVMNGHEALKIFDIAKKNHFAIPAINCIGTDSINAVLETAKKVNSPIIIQFSYGGAKFISGQGITTNNLHKKAILGAISGAQHVHLMAKNYKIPVILHTDHCDANMLPWIDKLIKKGEKHFKNNKRPLFTSHMIDLSKESLECNLNICEKYLNKLKNINMLLEIELGCTGGEEDGIDNRNISKSSLYTKPIDVNIAYKKLSCISPCFTIAASFGNVHGVYKSGNVCLKPSILKKSQSYVSKKHNLSHNPLNFVFHGGSGSSLYDIKKSIQYGVVKINFDTDIQWSTWKGILDFYKKNRIYLHNQIGNTLDPNKPNKKYYDPRTWIRFSQISVSNYLKKIFKVLNSCNTL; via the coding sequence ATGTGTAATATTTTAAATTTTGTAAAACCAGGTGTAATGAATGGACATGAAGCACTCAAAATATTTGATATAGCAAAAAAAAACCATTTTGCCATACCAGCTATAAACTGTATAGGAACTGACTCTATAAACGCAGTTTTAGAAACGGCAAAAAAAGTCAACAGTCCCATTATTATACAATTTTCTTATGGAGGAGCAAAATTCATTTCAGGACAAGGAATTACAACTAATAATCTACATAAAAAAGCAATTTTAGGTGCTATATCAGGAGCACAACATGTACATTTAATGGCAAAAAATTATAAAATTCCTGTTATCTTACATACTGATCATTGCGATGCAAATATGTTACCATGGATCGATAAATTAATAAAAAAAGGAGAAAAACATTTTAAAAATAACAAAAGACCTCTTTTTACTTCTCACATGATAGATTTATCTAAAGAATCATTAGAATGTAATTTAAACATCTGCGAAAAATACCTAAACAAACTAAAAAATATCAATATGTTATTAGAAATAGAACTCGGTTGTACAGGAGGAGAAGAAGACGGAATAGATAACAGGAATATAAGCAAATCTTCTTTATACACAAAGCCTATAGATGTAAATATTGCATATAAAAAATTGTCTTGTATTAGTCCTTGTTTTACCATTGCTGCATCTTTTGGAAATGTTCATGGCGTATATAAATCAGGAAATGTTTGCCTAAAACCCAGTATTTTAAAAAAATCACAAAGTTACGTTTCAAAAAAACATAATTTATCACATAACCCATTAAATTTTGTATTTCATGGAGGTTCAGGATCATCTTTATATGATATTAAAAAGTCTATACAATACGGAGTAGTAAAAATAAACTTCGATACCGATATTCAATGGTCTACTTGGAAAGGAATATTAGATTTTTACAAAAAAAACCGAATTTATTTGCACAATCAAATAGGAAATACACTCGATCCCAATAAACCTAACAAAAAATATTATGATCCTAGAACATGGATTCGTTTTTCTCAAATATCAGTATCAAATTATCTAAAAAAAATATTTAAAGTATTAAATTCTTGTAATACTCTATAA
- the mscS gene encoding small-conductance mechanosensitive channel MscS, giving the protein MKKLNTVHDINHTSNWFTRNQELLVSYAISFVSAITILIVGLFIAKTISKVVNKVLITRKIDSTISEFLAALLKYIVITFAIIASLGCIGVQTTSIIAILGAAGMAIGLALQGSLSNFAAGVLLVTLRPLRTGEYVNLGNISGTVLNIHIFYTMLRTLDGKIAVVPNGKIISGNIINYSREKVRRNEFIIGVSYDSDIDLVIKVLKNVIDKEERVLKDKDITIGLSELAPCSLNFVIRCWSNTEELNTVYWDLMAQFKKALDKNNIEIPYPQLKIHYYKK; this is encoded by the coding sequence ATGAAAAAATTAAATACAGTTCATGATATCAATCATACAAGTAATTGGTTTACACGAAATCAAGAACTTTTAGTAAGTTATGCTATTAGCTTTGTATCAGCTATTACAATTTTGATAGTAGGTTTGTTTATAGCAAAAACAATTTCAAAAGTTGTCAATAAAGTTCTAATTACAAGAAAAATAGATAGTACTATTTCTGAATTTCTTGCTGCATTACTAAAATATATAGTAATCACATTTGCCATTATAGCTTCATTAGGATGCATTGGAGTACAAACAACATCTATTATTGCTATATTAGGTGCAGCTGGAATGGCTATCGGATTAGCTCTACAAGGATCACTTTCTAATTTCGCAGCAGGAGTTTTGCTAGTCACTTTACGACCACTGCGAACTGGAGAATATGTAAATTTAGGAAATATATCTGGAACAGTATTGAATATTCATATATTTTATACTATGCTACGTACTTTAGATGGAAAAATTGCTGTTGTACCTAATGGAAAAATTATATCTGGAAATATAATAAATTATTCTAGAGAAAAAGTTAGAAGAAATGAATTTATTATTGGAGTTTCATATGACTCTGATATTGATTTAGTAATAAAAGTTTTAAAAAATGTTATAGACAAAGAAGAAAGAGTTTTAAAAGATAAAGATATTACAATAGGACTAAGTGAACTTGCACCATGTTCTTTAAATTTTGTTATACGTTGTTGGAGTAATACAGAAGAACTAAATACAGTATATTGGGATTTGATGGCACAATTCAAAAAAGCTTTAGACAAAAATAATATTGAAATTCCCTATCCGCAACTTAAAATTCACTATTACAAAAAATAA
- the recB gene encoding exodeoxyribonuclease V subunit beta codes for MQKKIKISTLDVINLPLSGKILIEASAGTGKTSSLIILYLRLILGITHTHKNFLVKEVLVVTFTKHSKEELKTRIIKYIRDFRKICEKKLENNITIFQNLLDKIKNLKKAIFILIQAEQSIDELAIYTIHEFCYKSLQINKFCSEIFTQNKIIKNSYFLYLKSSNLFWNKYFSKVPKDVAKIILKYFQNPNNLLKNILPFLSNYNIKNKIFLKKNTVQLYEILIQKIKNFKKKWIENYIKMLISIEKSNINKYSYNKSNLLRWTSIITKWTKENTTNFNIPKQLKYFQSNYLIKKTLSGNSPKHDMFKITENFLKIDFSLKTSFIIESTLQIKQEIEKEKKNQGIFEFDDLITFLHKVLNKKNEKISKIIKKSYPVLLIDEFQDTNYQQYEIFRNIYKLKKDLFILIGDPKQAIYSFRGANISSYIQAKKNIKQIYELSVNWRSSKEMIDSTNFLFSEAKNPFLLSAIKFDPVKSIYKKKEIIFKIKKKSQPAIRFLYNKKLKITKDSYKNWIINSFVSYILFWLNEGEKKNAIIIHNKKTRCVSLNDICILVNNKKEACMMQQALHKVNIPSKYFSERKSVFHSDDALELFWIFQAILNPKNEFILKRAISTKIINKNFQEIDSLTRNYLFWSSLINIFYNYLSLWKKFGITCVIHQIIINCKISINNNLFAENIPNIHNILHIGELLEIKYNEIKNKHVLILWFEKKIAEQHDIPHEDYIRFEHSKNYIKIVTIHKSKGLEYPIVLIPFLILSYKNVNFDFKIFKENKLHSIPEKNILSENMRLLYVALTRAIVHCCIGIASIHNKKEKDNKGFYSSAHSNALEYIIQSHKKRSKQPLLKILLDINHNENIEITSELPQYYSSNTKNKIQYKRLKSKRLTRTLKYNYDITSYSKLKKMYNIKIPLQKNYNSFFENIHKKQKNKKSTKIITSYEFPKGKIFGTFIHNILKKINFQKNINIIWISNELKKNNFKETWSQPFKNWINSILNIPLNKNNLTLSQLNLKNCIKELKFFLSIKTSLTKKKIQNLIKLANISSNIPNEISLNPINGIITGSIDLVFKWNKKYYLLDYKSTHLGFLNSDYTKEKIENSITKNLYHLQYQLYSIALHKYLQQRMKNYSFHKHFGGMYILFLRAIDNTNSKNGIFFTLPRLSVIKKLNKMF; via the coding sequence ATGCAAAAAAAAATAAAAATATCTACATTAGATGTAATTAATCTTCCTTTATCAGGAAAAATATTAATTGAAGCATCAGCAGGAACAGGAAAAACGTCTTCCTTAATTATATTGTATCTTAGACTCATATTAGGAATAACACATACTCATAAAAATTTTCTAGTTAAAGAAGTATTGGTAGTAACATTTACAAAACACTCAAAAGAAGAACTAAAAACTAGAATAATAAAATATATTCGTGATTTTAGAAAAATCTGTGAAAAAAAACTTGAAAATAATATTACTATTTTTCAAAATTTATTAGATAAAATTAAAAACTTAAAAAAAGCCATTTTTATATTAATCCAAGCTGAACAATCTATAGATGAATTAGCAATTTATACAATACACGAATTTTGTTACAAATCATTACAAATTAACAAATTTTGTTCTGAAATATTCACTCAAAATAAAATTATAAAAAATTCATATTTTTTATATCTTAAGTCTAGCAACTTATTTTGGAACAAATATTTTTCTAAAGTACCTAAGGATGTCGCAAAAATAATTCTAAAATATTTTCAAAATCCAAATAACTTATTAAAAAATATTTTACCATTCTTATCAAATTATAATATAAAAAATAAAATATTCTTAAAAAAAAATACCGTTCAACTTTACGAAATACTAATCCAAAAAATAAAAAATTTTAAAAAAAAATGGATAGAAAATTATATAAAAATGCTGATATCTATTGAAAAGTCTAATATAAATAAATATAGTTACAATAAATCAAACTTATTAAGATGGACAAGCATTATCACAAAATGGACGAAAGAAAATACAACAAATTTTAACATCCCTAAACAATTAAAATATTTTCAAAGTAACTATTTAATTAAAAAAACTCTTTCTGGGAACAGTCCTAAACATGATATGTTTAAAATCACTGAAAATTTTTTAAAAATAGATTTTTCGTTAAAAACTTCATTTATTATAGAATCAACATTACAAATAAAACAAGAAATTGAAAAAGAAAAAAAAAATCAAGGAATATTTGAATTTGATGATTTAATTACATTTCTTCATAAAGTTCTAAATAAAAAAAACGAAAAAATTTCTAAAATTATTAAAAAAAGTTATCCAGTATTACTAATTGATGAATTTCAAGACACAAATTATCAACAGTACGAAATATTCAGAAATATCTATAAATTAAAGAAAGATCTATTTATTCTAATAGGTGATCCAAAACAAGCTATTTATAGCTTTAGAGGGGCTAATATTTCTTCATATATACAAGCAAAAAAAAACATAAAACAAATATACGAACTCAGCGTAAATTGGAGATCTTCAAAAGAAATGATAGACAGTACAAATTTTTTATTTTCTGAAGCTAAAAATCCCTTTTTACTCTCTGCAATAAAATTTGATCCCGTAAAATCCATATATAAAAAAAAAGAAATAATTTTTAAAATAAAAAAAAAATCTCAACCAGCTATACGTTTTCTTTATAACAAAAAATTAAAAATAACAAAAGACAGTTATAAAAATTGGATTATAAATTCTTTTGTAAGTTATATTCTATTTTGGTTAAATGAAGGAGAAAAAAAAAATGCTATTATTATACACAACAAAAAAACAAGATGCGTATCTTTAAATGATATTTGTATATTAGTGAATAACAAAAAAGAAGCATGCATGATGCAACAAGCCCTACATAAAGTTAATATTCCATCAAAATATTTTTCTGAAAGAAAGAGTGTGTTTCATAGTGACGATGCATTAGAACTATTTTGGATATTTCAAGCTATCTTAAATCCTAAAAATGAATTTATTTTAAAAAGAGCTATATCTACTAAAATTATAAACAAAAATTTTCAAGAAATTGATTCTCTTACAAGAAACTACCTATTTTGGTCAAGTTTAATAAATATTTTTTATAATTATTTGTCACTTTGGAAAAAATTTGGTATTACATGTGTAATTCATCAAATAATAATAAACTGTAAAATATCTATCAATAACAATTTATTCGCAGAAAATATTCCCAATATCCACAATATTCTCCATATTGGAGAACTATTAGAGATAAAGTATAATGAAATAAAAAATAAACACGTTTTAATCTTATGGTTCGAAAAAAAAATAGCTGAACAGCACGATATTCCTCATGAAGATTACATACGATTTGAACACAGCAAAAACTATATAAAAATCGTTACTATTCATAAATCTAAAGGTCTTGAATATCCAATAGTACTTATCCCATTTTTAATTCTTTCTTACAAAAATGTAAATTTCGATTTTAAAATTTTTAAAGAAAATAAATTACATTCTATCCCAGAAAAAAATATATTATCAGAAAACATGCGATTACTATATGTTGCATTAACTCGAGCAATTGTACACTGTTGTATAGGAATAGCATCCATACATAACAAAAAAGAAAAAGATAATAAAGGTTTCTATTCTAGTGCTCACAGTAATGCTTTAGAGTATATTATTCAATCACATAAAAAACGTTCAAAACAACCATTACTTAAAATTCTTCTAGACATCAATCATAATGAAAATATAGAAATTACTTCTGAATTACCTCAATATTATTCTTCAAATACAAAAAACAAAATTCAGTACAAAAGATTAAAAAGTAAAAGATTAACTAGAACATTAAAATATAACTATGACATTACTAGTTATTCTAAATTAAAAAAAATGTATAATATAAAAATTCCGTTACAAAAAAATTATAATTCTTTTTTCGAAAATATACATAAAAAACAAAAAAATAAAAAAAGTACTAAAATAATTACGTCATATGAATTTCCCAAAGGAAAAATCTTTGGAACATTTATCCATAACATTTTAAAAAAAATTAATTTTCAAAAAAATATAAATATAATTTGGATTTCAAATGAGCTTAAAAAAAATAACTTCAAGGAAACATGGTCTCAACCATTTAAAAATTGGATTAATTCGATTTTAAATATACCTTTAAATAAAAACAACTTAACACTATCTCAATTAAATCTAAAAAACTGTATAAAAGAATTAAAATTTTTTTTATCCATTAAAACCTCACTCACAAAGAAAAAGATACAAAACCTTATTAAATTAGCAAATATATCTTCAAATATTCCGAACGAAATATCACTAAATCCTATAAATGGAATAATAACAGGATCAATAGACTTAGTTTTTAAATGGAATAAAAAATATTATTTGCTAGATTACAAATCTACCCATTTAGGTTTCTTAAATTCTGATTATACTAAGGAAAAAATTGAGAATTCAATAACAAAAAATTTATATCATCTACAATATCAATTATATAGTATTGCTTTACATAAGTATTTACAACAACGCATGAAGAACTATTCTTTCCATAAACATTTTGGTGGAATGTACATTTTGTTTTTAAGAGCTATAGATAACACGAATTCAAAAAATGGAATATTTTTTACATTACCAAGACTAAGCGTCATAAAAAAACTAAATAAAATGTTTTAA